One Haliaeetus albicilla chromosome 11, bHalAlb1.1, whole genome shotgun sequence genomic window carries:
- the LOC104324556 gene encoding olfactory receptor 14A16, with the protein MSNSSSITQFLLLAFADTRELQLLHFWLFLGIYLAALLGNGLIIIAVACDHHLHTPMYFFLLNLSLLDLGSISTTVPKSMANSLWDTRVISFSGCAAQVFFFFFLMSAEFYFLTLMAYDRYVAICKPLHYGTLLGSRACANMAAAAWGSGFLYAVLHTANTFSLPLCQGNAVNQFFCELPQILKLSCSNSYLREVGLLGVSALVFWGCFVFIVLSYVQIFRAVLRIPSEQGRHKAFSTCLPHLAVVSLFLSTGMFSNLKPPSISSPSLNLVMAVVYTVVPPTMNPLIYSMRNQELKDTLKKLIQSLVFQQQ; encoded by the coding sequence atgtccaacagcagctccatcacccagttcctcctcctggcattcGCAGACAcgcgggagctgcagctcttgcacttctggctcttcctgggcatctacctggctgccctcctgggcaaTGGCCTCATCATCATCGCTGTAGCCTGcgaccaccacctccacacccccatgtacttcttcctcctcaacctctccctccttgacCTGGGCTCCATCTCTACCACTGTCCCCAAATCCATGGCAAATTCTCTCTGGGACACCAGGGTCATCTCCTTCTCAGGATGTgctgcacaggtttttttctttttctttttgatgtcagcagaattttattttctcaccctcatggcctatgaccgctacgttgccatctgcaaacccctgcactacggtaccctcctgggcagcagagcttgtgccaacatggcagcagctgcctggggcagtgggttcCTCTATGCcgtgctgcacactgccaatacattttcactgccgctctgccaaggcaatgctgtgaaccagttcttctgtgaacttccccagatcctcaagctctcctgctcaaactcctacctcagggaagttgggCTTCTTGGGGTTAGTGCTCTCGTATTTTggggctgttttgttttcattgtgctgtcctatgtgcagatcttcagggctgtgctgaggatcccctctgagcagggacgccacaaagccttttccacgtgCCTGCCTCACCTGGCCGTGGTCTCTCTATTTCTCAGCACTGGTATGTTTTCCaacctgaagcccccctccatctcttcACCATCTTTGAATCTGGTCATGGCAGTTGTGTACACGGTGGTGCCCCCAACAatgaaccccctcatctacagcatgaggaaccaGGAGCTCAAAGACACGCTGAAGAAGCTGATTCAATCACTTGTCTTTCAGCAGCAATAA